The Vigna unguiculata cultivar IT97K-499-35 chromosome 6, ASM411807v1, whole genome shotgun sequence genome contains a region encoding:
- the LOC114186625 gene encoding uncharacterized protein LOC114186625 — translation MKLRRFPFYPSNQAQFSNPTPFSHSTLFFSFFFPEVTPNPSMEPPAAKHGSLRNILVRLFSFAVLILATRFAIIVTVRGGSCESADFCFFSENLTLSSPSRSSDAGDPFTGKNWRRSVEYYAAIFQDLIADGFLSPNSRTLCIDTPAGEDVLALKEVGIVDSVGIFKKPSPPLILHGDGRWHPFSGDSFDFEFSGNGGLERSPRPAEFAAEICRTLRPGGFAAVHAAVRDAYSFDSLLELFKCCELIRTREINGVDSSLVLEILLKKKKENLNFEMEGVDSGDFVHKCSVPGYKREMVKNAEALIEEEPLKPWTLLKKNVKNVKYLTSFVDITFKNRYVYVDVGARSYGSSIGSWFRKQYPKQNRTFEIYAIEADKSFHEEYREKRGVTLLPFAAWVRNETLFFEITRDPSKQVTVRGRAMGRINPVQTSSSHMGDMDKIQGFDFAEWLRNAVTKRDFVVVKMDVEGTEFHLIPRLIQNGAICLIDELFLECHYNRWQRCCPGQRSTKYHKTYSQCLNLFTSLRSYGILVHQWW, via the coding sequence ATGAAACTTAGGCGTTTCCCGTTTTACCCTTCAAACCAGGCTCAATTTTCAAACCCTACCCCTTTCTCTCATAGTActctcttcttctccttcttcttccctGAGGTTACACCAAATCCGTCCATGGAGCCACCCGCAGCGAAACACGGCTCCTTGCGGAACATTCTGGTTCGTCTATTCTCCTTCGCCGTTCTCATCCTTGCCACGCGATTCGCCATCATCGTCACCGTACGCGGCGGGTCCTGCGAATCCGCCGATTTCTGCTTCTTCTCCGAAAACCTCACTCTGTCCTCACCCTCCCGCTCCTCTGACGCCGGAGATCCATTTACCGGCAAGAACTGGCGCCGTTCCGTCGAGTACTACGCGGCCATTTTCCAGGACCTCATTGCAGACGGCTTCCTCTCCCCGAACTCCCGCACCCTATGCATCGACACGCCCGCGGGCGAGGACGTCCTCGCTCTTAAAGAGGTCGGCATCGTCGACTCCGTAGGAATCTTTAAGAAACCGTCGCCGCCGCTGATCCTCCACGGTGACGGCCGCTGGCATCCGTTCTCAGGTGACTCATTCGACTTCGAGTTCTCCGGCAACGGCGGCTTGGAACGTTCCCCGCGCCCGGCGGAGTTCGCCGCGGAGATCTGCCGCACGCTCCGTCCCGGCGGCTTCGCGGCGGTGCACGCGGCAGTGAGAGACGCTTACAGCTTCGATTCTTTGCTTGAATTGTTTAAATGCTGTGAATTGATCAGAACTCGAGAAATCAACGGTGTTGATTCATCTCTAGTTCTTGAAATCttgttgaagaagaaaaaggaaaacctTAATTTCGAAATGGAAGGTGTAGATAGTGGCGATTTCGTTCATAAGTGCTCTGTTCCTGGGTATAAACGTGAAATGGTTAAAAATGCTGAGGCATTGATTGAGGAAGAGCCATTGAAACCTTGGactttattaaagaaaaatgtgaagaaCGTAAAGTACTTAACTTCTTTTGTTGACATAACCTTTAAGAATAGGTATGTTTATGTTGATGTAGGAGCTAGGAGTTATGGTTCTAGCATAGGAAGTTGGTTTAGGAAACAGTATCCAAAGCAGAATAGAACCTTTGAGATTTATGCAATTGAGGCTGATAAATCATTTCATGAAGAGTATAGGGAAAAGAGAGGAGTAACATTGTTGCCCTTTGCAGCTTGGGTGAGGAATGAGACATTGTTCTTTGAGATCACCAGAGACCCTAGCAAGCAAGTGACGGTGAGAGGGAGAGCCATGGGGAGGATCAACCCTGTGCAGACCTCTTCTAGCCATATGGGTGACATGGATAAAATTCAGGGTTTTGATTTTGCAGAGTGGCTCAGGAATGCTGTTACAAAAAGAGATTTTGTAGTGGTGAAGATGGATGTGGAAGGGACTGAGTTTCATCTCATCCCAAGGTTGATTCAGAATGGGGCTATCTGCTTGATTGATGAGCTCTTCCTTGAGTGCCATTACAATAGGTGGCAGAGATGCTGCCCTGGTCAGAGAAGTACAAAATATCACAAGACTTATTCTCAATGCCTGAATCTGTTTACTTCACTTAGAAGTTATGGAATTCTAGTACATCAATGGTGGTGA
- the LOC114188798 gene encoding WRKY transcription factor WRKY24-like: MTTSFSDLLSSPTDHNLRGSERPQELSDQTASGVPKFKSTPPPSLPISHPQTHPLPPISPSYFNIPHGLSLAELLDSPVLLHSSNVLPSPTTGSYAGQGFNWKSSYGESQHHVKEEDKSFSSFSFQTQTQIPLTSSTGFQSSNGWSFPETAKQDGFSSRMNMSMVKTEASSAMQGFNSENNNHHSAGLLQSDYNSYQPQVQTLSRRSDDGYNWRKYGQKQVKGSENPRSYYKCTYPSCPTKKKVERSLDGQITEIVYKGSHNHPKPQANKRNSSSLAINSVNNEITHHMDSVATPENSSISMEDDDFGQSKSGGDEFDNDEPDAKRWRIEGENEGISAAGSRTVREPRVVVQTTSDIDILDDGYRWRKYGQKVVKGNPNPRSYYKCTFPGCPVRKHVERASHDLRAVITTYEGKHNHDVPAARGSGSSSISRAVPINTTTTNSTTSAATSIYINNSHPNMSGSFGFSGFGNPLMGSYMNQQSDNVFTSRAKEEPGDDSFLDSLLC, from the exons ATGACCACTTCTTTCTCTGACCTTCTCTCTTCTCCCACCGACCACAACCTAAGAGGCTCCGAAAGACCTCAAGAGTTGTCGGATCAAACAGCTTCTGGTGTGCCAAAATTCAAATCCACACCTCCTCCATCTCTCCCTATCTCTCACCCTCAAACTCATCCTCTTCCTCCCATTTCTCCTTCTTACTTTAACATCCCTCATGGGCTAAGCCTCGCTGAGCTTCTTGACTCCCCAGTTCTCCTTCACTCTTCTAAC GTTTTGCCATCTCCAACCACTGGATCATATGCTGGTCAAGGCTTCAATTGGAAGAGCAGTTATGGGGAAAGCCAGCACCATGTCAAAGAAGAAGACAAAAGCTTCTCAAGTTTCTCTTTCCAAACACAGACACAGATTCCTCTTACATCTTCAACTGGATTTCAATCTTCAAAC GGGTGGAGTTTCCCGGAAACTGCTAAACAAGATGGATTCTCTTCGAGAATGAACATGAGTATGGTGAAAACTGAAGCCTCTTCAGCGATGCAGGGATTCAACTCAGAAAATAATAACCACCACAGTGCTGGTCTTCTTCAATCAGATTATAACAGTTACCAGCCACAGGTTCAGACCTTAAGCAGAAGATCAGATGATGGGTACAATTGGAGGAAATATGGGCAAAAGCAAGTGAAAGGAAGTGAAAATCCAAGAAGCTATTACAAGTGCACATACCCCAGTTGTCCAACAAAGAAAAAGGTTGAGAGATCCTTAGATGGACAAATTACTGAGATTGTTTACAAAGGTAGTCATAATCATCCCAAGCCTCAGGCTAACAAGAGGAACTCATCATCACTTGCAATAAACAGTGTCAACAATGAAATAACTCATCACATGGATTCGGTTGCAACTCCTGAAAACTCGTCAATATCAATGGAAGATGACGACTTTGGTCAGAGCAAATCAGGAGGAGATGAGTTTGATAACGATGAACCTGATGCCAAAAGATG GAGAATAGAAGGTGAAAATGAGGGTATATCAGCTGCTGGAAGTAGAACAGTGAGAGAACCCAGAGTTGTGGTTCAGACAACCAGTGACATCGATATTCTAGATGATGGATACAGATGGAGGAAATATGGGCAGAAAGTAGTCAAGGGAAACCCAAATCCAAG GAGTTACTACAAGTGCACATTCCCAGGATGTCCAGTGAGGAAGCACGTAGAGAGAGCCTCACATGACCTAAGAGCAGTGATCACAACCTATGAGGGAAAGCACAACCATGATGTTCCGGCAGCACGTGGCAGTGGCAGCAGCTCCATCAGCAGAGCAGTGCCTATaaacaccaccaccacaaacAGCACCACTAGTGCAGCAACTTCCATATACATTAACAATTCTCACCCCAATATGTCAGGAAGTTTTGGATTCTCAGGGTTTGGGAATCCATTAATGGGGTCTTACATGAACCAACAATCAGACAATGTGTTCACTTCTAGAGCCAAGGAGGAGCCAGGAGATGACTCGTTTCTTGACTCTTTGCTATGTTAA
- the LOC114188737 gene encoding wound-induced protein 1-like has product MGYNRSSTAKIIPGKAEPEKLSGLAAEHEKRNRETVKTVYKALRDGHTEELVKVVRTELEWWYHGPPHCEHMMRMLTGESTAKTFRFRPRRIRAVGDRVMVEGWEGAGEYWVHVWTLSHGTIAQLREYFNTFITVVLRVSEDGDEARLWRSSDRVRVRVHGSLPDLVVSV; this is encoded by the coding sequence ATGGGCTACAACCGTTCTTCCACCGCCAAGATCATCCCCGGAAAGGCCGAGCCGGAGAAGCTCTCCGGCTTGGCGGCGGAACACGAAAAGCGCAACCGAGAGACTGTGAAAACGGTGTACAAGGCGCTGCGCGATGGCCACACGGAGGAGCTTGTGAAGGTGGTGAGGACAGAGTTGGAATGGTGGTACCACGGACCTCCTCATTGCGAGCACATGATGAGAATGTTGACCGGCGAGTCAACGGCGAAAACCTTCAGGTTTCGGCCTCGGAGGATCAGGGCCGTCGGAGACCGCGTGATGGTGGAAGGGTGGGAGGGGGCGGGGGAGTACTGGGTGCACGTGTGGACACTCAGCCACGGGACCATTGCTCAGCTGCGCGAGTACTTCAACACCTTCATCACGGTGGTGCTTCGAGTTTCCGAGGATGGTGATGAGGCTCGGTTGTGGCGGAGCTCCGACCGGGTCCGGGTTCGGGTTCATGGGTCGTTACCGGATCTCGTGGTTTCAGTTTAA
- the LOC114188518 gene encoding senescence associated gene 20-like encodes MRSKVTVSLIDNFELISILELAKSQSEECKEEYVERNTRVVRELYEALTSKQTETLDGLVAQDLEWWFHGPASHRQHLVPWLTGSPPSSKAPVPEYVVGFGPVVIAEGFDEAHLVWWVHAWTVTVDGVITQVKEYVNTSVTVTRLTQVLPNASTCQCIWQSKLCDESVPGLILAI; translated from the exons ATGCGG AGTAAGGTTACAGTGAGTTTAATCGATAATTTCGAACTAATTAGTATTTTGGAGCTGGCAAAGTCACAATCAGAAGAATGCAAAGAAGAATATGTGGAGCGCAACACGAGAGTGGTGAGGGAGTTATACGAGGCCCTAACCTCAAAACAAACCGAGACACTGGATGGGCTTGTGGCCCAAGACCTGGAGTGGTGGTTCCATGGCCCAGCATCCCATCGACAGCACTTGGTTCCCTGGCTCACGGGCTCACCACCCTCCTCAAAGGCACCGGTTCCTGAATATGTTGTTGGGTTTGGGCCTGTGGTAATCGCAGAAGGGTTCGATGAGGCCCACTTGGTGTGGTGGGTCCACGCGTGGACTGTCACTGTGGATGGGGTCATAACCCAGGTGAAAGAATACGTCAACACTTCCGTCACCGTGACTCGCTTAACACAAGTACTTCCAAATGCCTCCACGTGTCAATGCATTTGGCAAAGTAAGCTCTGTGATGAATCTGTGCCTGGGCTTATTCTAGCAATCTAG
- the LOC114188519 gene encoding uncharacterized protein LOC114188519: MAGLTLLLDLWKKNQRFNTERTYQASSLFSASASATVASFAAATSFSSKDFFGPQVAHCDAGAMISEDHIPSMGKGGKYFYHDSLKYNTNKQYKIELKPLYSALEWKSFSIITLRSFLMFYLPLMEPHAKMEQDDAEFLQNKLGNDGKLSVPFKNSLLQIIREVTVVTTRRILERVSVYYVSRRMAWKLLKDVPQSAARKAGRKMPTLVYIYSVSKSTFRGYMLGVSASWLVQVGVGVFQFFKSKAKNENLSNDVRIRVLRQKVFLATVRCNASLIFASIGGGIGASLIRPSLGQWVGCAIGDLVGPVIVAVCADKVLHVNLNL, from the exons ATGGCGGGACTAACATTACTGTTAGATCTATGGAAGAAAAACCAACGCTTTAACACGGAAAGGACCTACCAAGCTTCTTCCTTGTTTTCTGCATCTGCATCTGCTACTGTTGCCTCTTTTGCTGCCGCCACATCTTTTTCCTCCAAGGACTTCTTTGG GCCACAAGTTGCTCATTGTGATGCTGGAGCAATGATTTCTGAAGATCACATTCCTAGTATGGGAAAAGGAGGGAAATATTTCTACCATGATTCTCTAAAATATAATACCAACAAGCAGTACAAAATTGAGCTCAAACCTTTGTATTCTGCTTTGGAATGGAAATCATTTTCAATCATTACATTGAGATCATTTCTGATGTTCTATTTGCCTCTTATGGAGCCTCATGCAAAAATGGAACAAGATGATGCTGAGTTTCTACAGAACAAACTTGGCAATGATGGCAAATTGAGTGTTCCATTCAAAAATTCATTGTTGCAAATCATTCGTGAG GTCACTGTGGTGACAACCAGACGCATTTTAGAAAGAGTGTCTGTGTATTATGTTTCAAGAAGAATGGCGTGGAAACTACTTAAAG ATGTTCCTCAATCAGCTGCTCGCAAAGCTGGAAGGAAAATGCCTACTTTAGTTTACATCTACTCTGTGAGCAAAAGTACTTTCAGag GGTATATGCTTGGAGTTTCAGCATCATGGCTTGTCCAAGTAGGCGTTGGAGTGTTTCAGTTCTTTAAGTCGAAGGcaaagaatgaaaatttaagCAATGATGTGAGAATTAGGGTTCTTAGACAGAAGGTTTTCCTAGCTACAGTTAGGTGCAATGCATCTCTTATTTTTGCCTCAATTGGGGGAGGGATTGGTGCTTCCCTCATCCGTCCTTCACTTGGCCAGTGGGTCG gtTGTGCTATCGGTGATTTGGTTGGTCCAGTTATTGTAGCAGTTTGTGCTGACAAAGTTCTTCACGTGAACTTGAACCTTTAG